From the genome of Pseudarthrobacter sp. NIBRBAC000502772:
AGCCTCCGGGATGGAGTCGTCGGGGTCGTTGCCCATGCTGATGCCGCGCATGAAGGAGCGCATGGCCGCGAGCTTCTTCAGCACTGCTGTGACCCGGTCCGCGTCCCCGGCGGTGAAAAGTTCCGCGAGGTACTCCACCGGGATCCGCAGCGCGTCGATGGCGCCGAACAGATTTCCGTGATCCTCGCCGTCGTGCCCCTGGTCCCGCAGCAGGTCCACCACCGGCGAAAGCGGCGGCACGTACCAGACCATGGGCATGGTCCGGTATTCGGGGTGCAGCGGAAGTGCCACTTTGTAGACCTTGGCCAGGGCGTAGACCGGCGAGCGCCGGGCGGCATCGATCCAGTCCTCCGGGATGCCCTGGGCCCGGGCCTCAGCCTGGACCGCGGGATCGTTCGGATCCAGCAGTACGTCCATCTGGGCGTCGTAGAGCTCCTGGGGGTCAGTGACGGACGCCGCAGCGGTGACGGCATCGGCGTCGTACAGGAACAACCCCAGATACCGCAGCCTCCCCACGCAGGTCTCCGAGCAGACCGTCGGCAGCCCCACCTCCACCCGTGGGTAGCAGAAGGTGCACTTTTCGGCTTTGCCTGTCTTGTGGTTGAAGTAGATCTTCTTGTAGGGACACCCTGTGACGCACTGCCGCCAGCCGCGGCACTTGTCCTGGTCCACCAGGACAATCCCGTCCTCCACCCGTTTGTAGATGGCGCCGGAGGGGCAGGAGGCCATGCAGGACGGGTTCAGGCAATGCTCGCAGATCCGCGGGAGATAGAACATGAAGGTCTGCTCGTACGCGAACTTGATCTTGTCCTCGGACTCGCGGCGGACCTTTTCCACGATCGGGTCCAGGTGGCCGTATTCGGCGGAGCCGCCCAAATCATCGTCCCAGTTCGCCGACCACGTGATTTTGGTGTCCTCCCCGGTGATCAGGGACTTGGGCCGCGCCACCGGGAAGTCGTCGCCCAGCGGCGCGTCCACAAGGGTCTTGTAGTCGTAGGTCCAGGGCTCGTAGTAGTCCTTGAGCTCGGGCTGGATCGGGCTGGCGAAGATTCCCAGGAGCTTCTTCACCCGGCCGCCGGCCTTGAGCACCAGCTTGCCGCGCTTGTTCAGCTCCCAGCCGCCCTGCCATTTCTCCTGGTCCTCGTAGCGGCGCGGGTACCCCTGCCCGGGGCGCGTTTCGACGTTGTTGAACCAGACGTATTCGGTGCCCGCGCGGTTGGTCCAGGCCTGTTTGCAGGTCACGGAACAGGTGTGGCAGCCGATGCATTTGTCCAGGTTCATGACC
Proteins encoded in this window:
- the narH gene encoding nitrate reductase subunit beta, coding for MRVMAQMGMVMNLDKCIGCHTCSVTCKQAWTNRAGTEYVWFNNVETRPGQGYPRRYEDQEKWQGGWELNKRGKLVLKAGGRVKKLLGIFASPIQPELKDYYEPWTYDYKTLVDAPLGDDFPVARPKSLITGEDTKITWSANWDDDLGGSAEYGHLDPIVEKVRRESEDKIKFAYEQTFMFYLPRICEHCLNPSCMASCPSGAIYKRVEDGIVLVDQDKCRGWRQCVTGCPYKKIYFNHKTGKAEKCTFCYPRVEVGLPTVCSETCVGRLRYLGLFLYDADAVTAAASVTDPQELYDAQMDVLLDPNDPAVQAEARAQGIPEDWIDAARRSPVYALAKVYKVALPLHPEYRTMPMVWYVPPLSPVVDLLRDQGHDGEDHGNLFGAIDALRIPVEYLAELFTAGDADRVTAVLKKLAAMRSFMRGISMGNDPDDSIPEAVGMDSQTMYEMYRLMAIAKYEERYVIPKAHVEQAHDLEEMGCSLDFDGGPGMQDSSPFGEASGRPVPVAVETFNALRDRQTSGSAPGETTLRGRVNLLNWDGTGAPSGLFPEKPPLPRATGGAAGTPASGEQP